In one window of Pseudomonas putida DNA:
- a CDS encoding TonB-dependent siderophore receptor: MIRPCSPRNDSLRSAIHAAAFGLGLVTAALSAQALAAPASQNQQIAWNIPAGPLAPALDQMARQGGLNLSFDANSLQGKTTRGVQGSYDSAQALSVLLQGSNVQVQQQSDKSFMLIPALDVGDALELGATSISSDRLGETTENTGSYTTGAVTIGKTPQSIRRTPQSVTVVTRQRIDDQNITNLTNLLEQTPGVVVNLTDSERVQYYSRGYSIDAIQYDGATVVQSSGGGSFIQSDSAIIDRAEILRGATGMLRGAGNPSGTVNLVRKRPTYQYQGSGSITLGTWNAQRYVADISGPLTETGNVRGRIIAVHDDKDHFQESRQERKDVLYGVLAFDLNDSTTLTTGLEWTKLDATGAWGNLPANYDGSPLPFGRSTYLGADWNRWNRSNLQTFAELEHRFDNDWKLKLMAQRTHFELADDGFKQTYFTRATGAANPTNNPYLMSYQVTEGDGGESLQNNLSATFNGPFDLLGRTHELMLGVERIRNDSYASATNYVQSGVFDIRNWDPKTSLANPSIDILAHPVRTRTTQEGAYATWRISLADPLTAIIGARTNWYDYEQENNTRSNGKFSVDNEVVPYAALIYDLNDNFSTYASYTEIFNPQTATDATGSVLAPVTGEAYETGIKGEFYDGRLNTSLAFFRIYQVGNPLDDISGPNPCPPNYTSGYCKVAAGKNRSQGFELEISGEVLPGWNVTGGYTYNTTEYLKDTTSNTGNAIRTTDPKRMLRLFTSYRLPGELDAWTIGGGVQAQSDIYNRSGTAVATQSGYAVYNAMVHYRFNDHYSLQVNANNIFDKQYYRQVAPTPTGYYWGDPRNVSVTLRGSF; the protein is encoded by the coding sequence ATGATTCGCCCGTGTTCCCCCCGCAACGACAGCCTGCGCAGCGCCATCCACGCCGCTGCCTTCGGTCTGGGCTTGGTCACTGCTGCACTCTCCGCCCAAGCCCTCGCCGCCCCGGCCAGCCAGAACCAGCAGATCGCCTGGAACATCCCGGCAGGCCCGTTGGCCCCAGCGCTGGACCAGATGGCCCGCCAGGGCGGCCTGAACCTGTCGTTCGACGCGAACAGCCTCCAGGGCAAGACTACCCGTGGCGTGCAGGGCAGCTACGACAGCGCCCAGGCCCTGTCGGTCCTGCTGCAGGGCAGCAACGTGCAAGTCCAGCAACAGAGCGACAAGAGCTTCATGCTGATCCCCGCGCTGGACGTCGGTGATGCACTCGAGCTTGGCGCCACCAGCATCTCCAGCGACCGCCTGGGCGAGACCACCGAGAACACCGGCTCCTACACCACCGGCGCGGTGACCATCGGCAAGACTCCGCAAAGCATCCGTCGCACCCCGCAGTCGGTGACCGTAGTCACCCGACAGCGCATCGACGACCAGAACATCACCAACCTCACCAACCTGCTCGAACAGACGCCCGGGGTAGTGGTCAACCTGACCGACAGCGAGCGCGTGCAGTATTACTCGCGCGGCTATTCGATCGACGCCATCCAGTACGACGGCGCCACCGTGGTGCAGAGCAGCGGCGGTGGCTCGTTCATCCAGAGCGACTCGGCAATCATCGACCGCGCCGAGATCCTGCGTGGGGCCACCGGCATGCTGCGCGGGGCGGGCAACCCTTCGGGCACGGTGAACCTGGTGCGCAAGCGCCCGACCTACCAATACCAGGGCAGCGGCAGCATTACCCTGGGCACCTGGAACGCCCAGCGCTATGTCGCCGATATCTCCGGGCCATTGACCGAAACCGGCAACGTGCGTGGGCGGATCATCGCCGTGCACGACGACAAGGACCACTTCCAGGAGTCGCGCCAGGAACGCAAGGACGTGCTGTACGGCGTACTGGCCTTCGACCTGAACGACAGCACCACCCTGACCACCGGCCTTGAATGGACCAAGCTCGACGCCACCGGCGCATGGGGCAACCTGCCCGCCAACTACGACGGCTCGCCGCTGCCGTTTGGCCGCAGCACCTACCTGGGTGCCGACTGGAACCGCTGGAACCGCAGCAACCTGCAGACCTTCGCCGAGCTCGAACATCGTTTCGACAACGACTGGAAGCTCAAGCTGATGGCCCAGCGCACCCACTTCGAATTGGCCGACGATGGTTTCAAGCAGACCTACTTCACCCGCGCCACCGGCGCCGCCAACCCCACCAACAACCCGTACCTGATGAGCTACCAGGTCACCGAAGGTGATGGCGGCGAGAGCCTGCAAAACAACCTGAGCGCGACCTTCAATGGCCCGTTCGACCTGCTGGGTCGTACCCACGAGCTGATGCTGGGCGTCGAGCGTATCCGCAACGATTCCTACGCCTCGGCCACCAACTACGTTCAGTCGGGGGTGTTCGACATCCGCAACTGGGACCCCAAGACCAGCCTGGCCAACCCGTCTATCGACATCCTCGCCCACCCGGTGCGCACCCGTACCACCCAGGAAGGTGCCTACGCCACCTGGCGCATTTCCCTGGCCGACCCGCTCACCGCGATCATCGGCGCACGCACCAACTGGTACGACTACGAGCAGGAAAACAACACCCGCTCCAACGGCAAGTTCAGCGTCGACAACGAAGTGGTGCCCTACGCGGCGCTGATCTATGACCTCAACGACAACTTCAGTACCTACGCCAGCTATACCGAGATCTTCAACCCGCAGACCGCCACCGACGCCACTGGCTCGGTGCTCGCGCCGGTCACCGGCGAGGCCTACGAGACTGGCATCAAGGGCGAGTTCTATGACGGGCGGCTGAACACCTCGCTGGCGTTCTTCCGCATCTATCAGGTCGGCAACCCGCTGGACGACATCAGCGGGCCAAATCCCTGCCCACCGAACTACACCAGTGGCTACTGCAAGGTTGCGGCAGGCAAGAACCGCAGCCAGGGCTTCGAACTGGAGATTTCCGGCGAAGTGCTGCCGGGCTGGAACGTGACCGGTGGCTATACCTACAACACCACCGAGTACCTGAAGGACACCACCAGCAACACCGGCAATGCGATTCGCACCACCGACCCCAAGCGCATGCTGCGGCTGTTCACCAGCTACCGCCTGCCGGGTGAGCTGGACGCCTGGACCATTGGCGGTGGCGTGCAGGCCCAGAGCGACATCTACAACCGCAGCGGCACTGCGGTCGCCACGCAGTCGGGGTATGCGGTGTACAACGCGATGGTCCACTACCGCTTCAACGACCACTATTCGTTGCAGGTCAACGCCAACAACATCTTCGACAAGCAGTACTACCGCCAGGTGGCACCGACACCGACCGGCTACTACTGGGGCGATCCGCGCAATGTGTCGGTGACCTTGCGCGGGAGCTTCTGA
- a CDS encoding FecR domain-containing protein — protein MPTPERIPAQAQVDEAIDWLVKLRFDDPSAHHQQQFQHWLHSHPHNALAWQRVTSLGNELAGLPPDLSRRTLEGSQRQRMSRRNNLKLLVAFAAAGGALWTAREPLGLPALMADSRTATGERRDLQGSDGSRIQLNTASAIDLRYSADLRLLTLIRGEVSLDSNASDNRTFHIDTAIADMDTRNGQLLLRENDDGLLLAVRRGEVLLFPSSARPRWVKTGEVLQVSASGQTEVAALHGDPWGWTDGVLSVQQMPLGEFVAELSRYRPGLLRCAPEVAGLKVSGTYHLADTDQILLLIARSLPVRIDYRTRYWVSIDLA, from the coding sequence ATGCCGACGCCTGAGCGCATCCCTGCTCAGGCCCAGGTGGATGAGGCGATCGACTGGCTGGTGAAACTGCGCTTCGACGATCCATCGGCACACCATCAGCAGCAATTCCAGCACTGGCTGCACAGCCATCCGCACAACGCCCTGGCCTGGCAGCGGGTCACCAGCCTGGGCAACGAACTGGCCGGCCTGCCTCCTGACCTGAGCCGGCGCACCCTCGAGGGCAGCCAGCGCCAACGCATGAGCCGGCGCAACAACCTCAAGCTGTTGGTCGCATTCGCCGCTGCCGGCGGGGCTCTCTGGACCGCGCGCGAGCCCCTGGGCCTGCCAGCGCTGATGGCCGACAGCCGCACCGCGACCGGCGAGCGCCGCGACTTGCAAGGCAGCGATGGCAGCCGCATCCAGCTCAACACCGCCAGCGCCATCGACCTGCGCTACAGTGCCGACCTGCGCCTGCTGACACTGATTCGCGGCGAAGTCAGCCTGGACAGCAATGCCAGCGACAACCGCACCTTTCACATCGACACCGCCATCGCCGACATGGACACCCGTAACGGCCAGTTGCTGCTGCGCGAGAACGACGACGGCCTGCTGCTGGCGGTTCGCCGTGGCGAGGTACTGCTGTTCCCCTCCTCCGCTCGCCCACGGTGGGTAAAGACCGGCGAGGTGCTGCAGGTGAGTGCCTCGGGGCAAACCGAGGTGGCGGCCCTGCATGGCGACCCGTGGGGCTGGACCGATGGCGTGCTCAGCGTGCAGCAGATGCCGTTGGGCGAGTTCGTGGCCGAACTTTCGCGGTATCGGCCGGGGCTACTCAGGTGCGCACCGGAAGTCGCCGGGCTGAAGGTTTCCGGGACTTATCACCTGGCAGACACCGATCAGATCCTGCTGTTGATCGCACGAAGCTTGCCGGTACGCATCGACTACCGCACGCGCTACTGGGTGAGCATCGACCTGGCCTGA
- a CDS encoding sigma-70 family RNA polymerase sigma factor produces MQMNDMLKPAEVDLLYQAHHAWLRGWLRARVGCREHAADLAQDTFVRLLRARQVSPLKEPRAYLSSVARGLMIDQFRRRALERAYQESLACLPEGEAPSEEHRLVILDTLERLDRALQLLKPRVRQAFLLAQLDGLSIPQIAAHLEVSRATVERDLARALGTCYRLRYADA; encoded by the coding sequence ATGCAGATGAACGACATGCTCAAGCCTGCCGAAGTCGATCTGCTCTACCAGGCTCACCACGCCTGGCTGCGCGGCTGGTTGCGGGCACGGGTCGGCTGCCGGGAACATGCCGCGGACCTCGCCCAGGACACCTTCGTACGCCTGCTGCGCGCGCGTCAGGTTTCACCGCTGAAAGAGCCGCGCGCCTACCTCAGCAGCGTCGCCCGCGGGCTGATGATCGATCAGTTCCGGCGCCGTGCACTGGAACGCGCCTATCAGGAAAGCCTGGCCTGCCTGCCCGAAGGCGAAGCGCCCAGCGAGGAGCATCGCCTGGTGATCCTCGACACCCTCGAACGCCTCGACCGCGCCCTGCAACTGCTCAAGCCGCGGGTGCGCCAGGCATTCTTGCTGGCCCAGCTCGATGGCCTGAGCATCCCGCAGATCGCCGCGCACCTGGAAGTGTCCCGGGCCACGGTCGAGCGCGACCTGGCCCGGGCGCTGGGCACCTGCTATCGGTTGCGCTATGCCGACGCCTGA
- a CDS encoding DNA-3-methyladenine glycosylase family protein, whose amino-acid sequence MIHADLSPHAYQQAIDFLSGLDPDWARHIAAVGPCLHRATPGREPFEALVRAVAYQQLHARAAEAILGRLLALYPQVAFPAPEQLLATDPEVLRGCGFSASKLASILHIAQARLEGAVPGREEALTMKDEALIERLVALRGVGRWTVEMLLIYSLERSDILPVDDFGVREGYRRLKGLEKAPTPAQMRSLGGVWSPYRTVAAWYLWRA is encoded by the coding sequence ATGATCCATGCCGATCTCTCGCCGCACGCCTATCAGCAGGCGATCGACTTCCTCAGCGGGCTGGACCCGGACTGGGCCCGGCATATCGCCGCGGTCGGGCCGTGCCTGCACCGCGCTACGCCTGGGCGTGAGCCGTTCGAGGCGCTGGTGCGGGCGGTGGCGTATCAGCAACTGCATGCCCGGGCGGCCGAGGCGATACTCGGGCGCTTGCTGGCGTTGTATCCGCAGGTGGCGTTTCCTGCGCCCGAGCAGTTGCTCGCCACTGACCCCGAGGTGTTGCGCGGTTGTGGCTTCTCGGCGAGCAAGCTGGCGAGCATCCTGCACATCGCTCAGGCCCGCCTCGAAGGGGCAGTGCCCGGGCGCGAAGAGGCGCTGACGATGAAGGACGAGGCGCTGATCGAGCGCCTGGTGGCCTTGCGTGGCGTGGGGCGCTGGACGGTGGAGATGTTGCTGATCTATAGCCTCGAGCGGTCGGACATCCTGCCGGTGGATGACTTCGGGGTGCGCGAGGGATACCGTCGCCTGAAGGGTTTGGAGAAGGCACCGACGCCTGCGCAGATGCGCTCGCTGGGCGGGGTCTGGAGCCCTTATCGGACGGTGGCGGCCTGGTATCTGTGGCGGGCTTGA
- the ada gene encoding bifunctional DNA-binding transcriptional regulator/O6-methylguanine-DNA methyltransferase Ada, which produces MPATPYNTDAARWQAVQARDPEAAGHFVYAVRTTGIYCQPGCKSRMAKRENVEFFDDAVAAEAAGYRPCKRCTATLADPGARRTALVARACRLIESHDSAPQLEQLGAELGVSPFHLHRLFKAETGLTPKAYASAFRARRLREGLEQAGSVTDAIYDAGYNSNSRFYASAGQRLGMQPREYRAGGVGATIRFALGQCFLGAILVAQSERGICAILLGDDPQTLLEQLQDQFPKAHFIGGDPAFERLVAEVVGFVEQPSLGLQLPLDVQGTAFQERVWQALREVPAGGRVSYSDIAERIGAPKAVRAVALACAANRIAVAIPCHRVVRRDGDVSGYRWGVERKRQLLARETVIT; this is translated from the coding sequence ATGCCAGCCACCCCGTACAACACCGATGCAGCCCGCTGGCAGGCCGTCCAGGCCCGCGATCCAGAAGCGGCCGGTCACTTCGTCTATGCCGTGCGCACCACGGGCATTTATTGCCAGCCAGGCTGCAAGTCGCGCATGGCCAAGCGCGAAAACGTCGAGTTCTTCGATGATGCCGTCGCTGCCGAAGCCGCCGGCTACCGTCCGTGCAAACGCTGTACGGCAACCCTCGCCGACCCTGGCGCCAGGCGTACCGCGCTGGTTGCGCGTGCCTGCCGGCTGATCGAATCCCACGACAGCGCGCCTCAACTCGAGCAGCTGGGTGCTGAACTGGGTGTCAGCCCCTTCCACCTGCACCGCTTGTTCAAGGCCGAAACCGGCCTCACACCCAAGGCCTATGCCTCGGCCTTTCGTGCCAGACGCTTGCGGGAGGGGCTGGAGCAGGCTGGCAGCGTCACTGACGCGATCTACGACGCAGGCTACAACTCCAACAGTCGCTTCTATGCCAGCGCGGGCCAGCGCCTGGGCATGCAGCCGCGTGAGTACCGGGCCGGCGGCGTGGGCGCGACCATTCGATTTGCCCTTGGCCAGTGCTTTCTCGGGGCGATCCTGGTGGCGCAAAGCGAGCGCGGCATCTGCGCGATCCTGCTCGGCGATGACCCGCAAACGCTGCTCGAACAGTTGCAGGACCAGTTCCCCAAGGCCCATTTCATCGGTGGTGATCCTGCTTTCGAGCGCCTGGTTGCCGAGGTGGTGGGTTTTGTCGAGCAGCCGTCGCTGGGGCTGCAACTGCCCCTCGATGTACAGGGCACCGCCTTCCAGGAGCGTGTCTGGCAGGCGCTGCGCGAGGTACCGGCGGGCGGCCGGGTCAGCTACAGCGATATCGCCGAGCGCATCGGCGCACCCAAGGCGGTGCGTGCCGTAGCCCTGGCCTGCGCAGCCAACCGCATTGCCGTGGCAATTCCCTGCCACCGAGTGGTACGGCGTGACGGCGATGTCAGTGGCTATCGCTGGGGCGTGGAACGCAAGCGTCAGTTGCTGGCGCGAGAAACGGTCATCACCTGA
- a CDS encoding DUF3772 domain-containing protein, with protein MRRMSLERFYVGILALLLWVATPAWSAPATPVSSLAAAEQQVLDEDASLDQLSDRLDQIRQGVTSNANDDLLSQLRQSALQVQRQADALATQRTADVARLDDQLNVLGPVQPEEPESLTRQRQQLDRQKKALVAEQTEATQLTQSARDLSTQIVNLRRSLFNSQITSRAASPLSPAFWSSLIRPTDEDVARLRDLRGEAADAVASALSAEHRWLFITALVAAVLVWTLVRKVLERLLADAMIRWLPEGRLRRSALALSVALATLATIAGSVSLLRWGLESSAELGADLASLTNHVLTLVVFSAFISGLGRAMLMLQRPSWRLPPIPDEVASALGWFPQALALALVLLLTQERINSVIGTSLALTLATNGLTALVVSLLFVAVLVRYRRTRRQHGLERPAGLAGLIPFVVVVWVIAILLALLTGYLTLAYFLTAKLLWISVVAVCAYLLVTVFGDLCETLLSPRQPGGLALASALGLQQRHQAQASTVLAGIGRTVLLFIAALLAFMPSGTSPGELLLSLADWDGSGGKILGNLNIVPQDIFLALAIFFGGLFAIRVVKRWLSERLLPETDMDAGMRASLVTLVGYLGFLFLAMLVMSTLHINLTSLTWVVSALSVGIGFGLQQIVQNFISGLILLTERPVKVGDWVSLAGVEGDIRRINVRATEIQMSDRSTVIVPNSQFISQNVRNVTMANALGVVGVTLTLPLETDANHVRELLLQAYRDHEAILDAPAPSVTFKDLTASGMVLSASGYVAGPRQVSGARSDLLFAILGRLREEGIALSSPQSMVLLQEGTRAVDESV; from the coding sequence ATGAGGCGTATGAGCCTTGAGCGTTTTTACGTGGGAATTTTGGCATTGTTGCTGTGGGTGGCGACGCCTGCCTGGTCGGCGCCGGCCACGCCGGTATCGAGCCTGGCCGCTGCCGAACAGCAGGTGCTGGACGAAGATGCCAGCCTGGATCAGTTGAGCGACCGGCTCGACCAGATCCGCCAGGGCGTGACCAGCAATGCCAATGACGATCTGCTCTCGCAACTGCGTCAGTCGGCGCTGCAGGTTCAGCGCCAGGCCGATGCCCTGGCCACGCAGCGTACGGCGGATGTCGCCCGGCTGGATGATCAGCTCAATGTGCTCGGGCCGGTGCAGCCCGAGGAGCCCGAGAGCCTGACGCGCCAGCGCCAGCAACTGGACAGGCAGAAAAAGGCCCTGGTGGCCGAGCAGACCGAAGCTACCCAGCTCACCCAGTCGGCGCGTGACCTGTCTACGCAGATCGTCAACCTGCGCCGCAGCCTGTTCAACTCGCAGATCACCAGCCGCGCCGCCAGCCCGCTGAGCCCGGCGTTCTGGTCGAGCCTGATCCGTCCTACCGATGAAGACGTGGCGCGCCTGCGCGACCTGCGCGGCGAGGCGGCAGATGCTGTGGCCAGTGCCCTCAGCGCCGAGCACCGCTGGTTGTTCATTACCGCGCTGGTCGCTGCTGTGCTGGTCTGGACCTTGGTGCGCAAGGTGCTTGAGCGCCTGCTGGCCGATGCGATGATCCGCTGGCTGCCCGAAGGCCGCTTGCGCCGCAGCGCCCTGGCCTTGAGTGTGGCGCTGGCCACCCTGGCGACCATCGCCGGGTCCGTGTCGCTGCTGCGCTGGGGCCTGGAAAGCAGTGCCGAGCTGGGCGCGGATCTGGCCAGCCTGACCAACCACGTCCTTACCCTGGTGGTGTTCAGCGCCTTCATTTCTGGCCTGGGCCGCGCCATGCTGATGCTGCAACGCCCGTCCTGGCGCCTGCCGCCGATTCCCGACGAAGTGGCCAGCGCCCTGGGCTGGTTCCCGCAGGCTTTGGCCCTGGCGTTGGTGCTGCTGCTGACCCAGGAGCGCATCAACAGCGTCATCGGCACCAGCCTGGCGCTGACCCTGGCCACCAACGGCCTGACCGCGCTGGTGGTATCGCTGCTGTTCGTCGCTGTGCTGGTGCGCTATCGCCGCACTCGCCGCCAGCATGGGCTGGAGCGCCCGGCGGGCCTGGCGGGTCTGATCCCCTTCGTGGTGGTGGTGTGGGTCATCGCGATCCTGCTGGCGCTGCTCACCGGCTACCTCACCCTGGCCTACTTCCTGACCGCCAAGTTGCTGTGGATCAGCGTCGTGGCGGTGTGCGCCTACCTGCTGGTGACCGTGTTCGGCGACCTCTGCGAAACCTTGCTGTCGCCGCGTCAGCCCGGTGGGCTGGCGCTGGCCTCGGCGCTAGGCCTGCAGCAGCGTCACCAGGCCCAGGCCAGCACGGTACTGGCCGGTATCGGTCGGACCGTATTGCTGTTCATCGCCGCGTTGCTGGCCTTCATGCCCTCGGGCACCAGCCCCGGCGAGCTGCTGCTGAGCCTGGCCGACTGGGATGGTAGCGGTGGCAAGATCCTCGGCAATCTGAACATCGTGCCCCAGGATATCTTCCTGGCGCTGGCGATCTTCTTCGGCGGGCTGTTCGCCATCCGTGTGGTCAAGCGCTGGCTAAGCGAGCGTCTGTTGCCGGAAACCGACATGGACGCTGGCATGCGTGCCTCTTTGGTGACGCTGGTTGGCTACCTGGGCTTCCTGTTCCTGGCCATGCTGGTGATGTCGACCCTGCACATCAACCTGACCAGCCTGACCTGGGTGGTCAGTGCGCTGTCGGTGGGTATCGGTTTCGGTTTGCAGCAGATCGTGCAGAACTTCATCTCCGGCCTGATCCTGCTCACCGAACGTCCGGTGAAAGTGGGCGACTGGGTCAGCCTGGCGGGGGTGGAAGGTGACATCCGGCGCATCAACGTGCGCGCCACCGAGATCCAGATGTCCGACCGTTCGACGGTGATCGTGCCCAACTCGCAGTTCATCTCCCAGAACGTGCGCAACGTCACCATGGCCAACGCCCTGGGGGTGGTCGGTGTGACCCTGACCCTGCCCCTGGAGACCGATGCCAACCACGTGCGCGAGCTGCTGCTGCAGGCCTATCGCGACCACGAGGCGATCCTCGATGCCCCGGCGCCGTCGGTAACCTTCAAGGATTTGACCGCCAGCGGCATGGTGCTCAGCGCCAGCGGCTACGTGGCCGGG